The following is a genomic window from Crossiella equi.
GTGCGTCGTACAGCCAGATCATCCCTCATCACCGCGGTCGCCTCGGCCCGTCGGTCCACCAGCCGCACTACGCTGCCTCCATCCACACACATGTCCGTGCCGATCTTGACGGCAAGTACTGCCCTCCGCATTCCCCCAGTCGACCAAGATCACTCAAATGAGTGATCGAATGTCGTGTTCCGGTCCACGTTCGGCGGCGGCAGGGCACGGGCGGTGCGCCGGACCAGCGCGCGCAGCCACCGGTGCGCCGGGTAGTTCTCCAGCCGGGGGTGCCAGACCATGAAGCAGCGCAACGGGGCCAGCGTCACCGGCGGCGGGAACCCGCACAGCCCGTGCTCGGCCACCAGCCGGGTGCCGAGCCTGGCGGGCACGGTGGCGATCAGCTCGGTCCCGCGCACCACGTGCGGCACCGACCCGAAGTACGGCACGCGCGCGGCCACCCGCCGGTTGGCGTACAGCCGCGGGACCACCGGCGCCGGGCTGGGCACGCCGTGCGGGAACCCCACCGCCACGTGCGGGTACCGGTAGAAGGCGGCCAGGTCCAGGCCGCGCCCGGCCGCCGGGTGCGCGGGGTCGACCAGGCACAGGTGGCCGTCGTCGAAGAGGTGCTCGCTGGCCAGCGGCGGGTCCGCGGCGGCGGCGGCGACCAGCAGGTCCAGCACACCGCGTTCGACCGCGCCGGTCACCCCGTCGTACCAGGCGGAGAAGTCCACCACGCTGTTCGGCGCCTCGTGCGGGGCCACGGTGAACAGGCCCTCGGCGAGCACGGCCAGCGCGTAGTCGGTACCGGCGACGCGGAAGGTCTCGCCGCTGGTGGCCGGGTCGAACTCGCTCGCGCCGAGCAGGCTGGTCAGCTGCGGCACCACCTGGGCCAGCTCGTGCCGCAGCCGGGCCGCACGCGGGGTCAGCTCGTAGCCCTCGCGCGAGCGCACCAGCAGCTCGTCGGCGAAGACCTCCCGCAGCCGCTGCAACGCCCGGCTCATCGCGGGCTGGCTCATGGCCAGGCGCGCGGCGGCCCGGGACACGTGGCACTCCTCCAGCAGTGCCTGCAACGGCACCAGCAGGTTGAGGTCAACCTCCTGCAACCGCCGCAGGTGCCGGGCGGCCGGAGTGGGTGACGCGCGTTCCGTTCTCATCGGAACCGCAGTATGCAGTGATCATCAGGTGGTGACCAGGACGGTTCCGGTGTACTGGCCCGCCAGCAGCCCGGCCAGCGCCCGTGGTGCCTGGTCAAGGCCGGGCAGGGTGGTGTGGGGGAAGGAAATCGTGCCCTCGCGCAACGCGGTGCCGAAGGCCAGTTCCCAGTCCGGCAGCTCGTGCCGGTGGTGTGCGGTGGTCACGCCCCGGAGGCTGACCTCGCGGGAGAACAGCGCCAGCGCGTCGGTGGTGAACGGCGCGGTGGTCCCGCCCCGGGTCTGGCTGGCCAGCGCGCCGATGAGCACGTACCGGGACAGCGGCCGGGCCAGCCGCAACGCCGCCTCCAGCTGCTCGCCGCCCACGGTGTCCACCACGACGTCCAGGCCCTCGGGCGCGGCCGTCCGCAGCCGCTCCTCGAACGGCCCGGTGCCCCGGACCAGGACCTCGTCGAAGCCCAGCTCAGCCACCAGGCGCTCGGCCTTCGCGGCGGAGCCGACCGAGCCGAGCACCCGGGCGGCACCGCACAGCCGCGCGAACTGCCCGGCGATCACGCCCACGCCCCCGGCCGCGCCGCTGACGAACACCACGTCGCCGGGCCGGACCGGGGCGATCCGGGTGACCGCGAGCCAGCCCGCGAAACCGGAGGACAGGCAGGCCAGCGGAAACTCGCCCAGCGCCTCGGACAGGCGGTGCGCGCGTCCGTCCACCACGGCGTACTCCCGCCAGCCCAGGCGGTGCTGCACCAGGTCGCCGGGGGCGAGCCCGGGCAGGTCGCTGGTGACCACCTCGCCGAGCGCGGGCCCGTCCAGCGGCAGCCCGACCTGGTAGGGCGGCATGGGCAGCCCGCTGTGCTCGGCCAGCCGGGTGCGGGTCTCCGCGCCCACCCGCATGGCCAGGTTGCGCACGAGCGCCTGCCCCGGTCCGGGCACGGGCAGCGGTGCCTCGACCAGCTCCAGGCAGTCCGGCCGGTACTCGCCCTCCGGACGGTGCCGCAGCCGGACCTCCCGATGACTGTTGGTCATGCCAGGAACCGTACGTCGAGCACCGCGGCCGCCGCGACAGCCGTGAGCACGTAGGTCCAGGCCAGGTAGCCCATGGCCGGGCCGGGCGGCCAGCCGGGACGGCGCAGCGCGACCAGCTCCTCGGCCCCGCGCCAGACCAGGCCGAGCGGGGCCAGCGGCAGCCACGCGCCGAAGGCCGCCACCCCGGAGACCTCCCAGGGCCGCACGAGGACCAGCAGGAGCAGCGCCGCGGCCAGCGGGAAGCCCGCCGCCACCCAGGCCGAACCCCGGAAGCCGAGCAGGTTGGAGTAGAACTGCGCGCCGGGCACGACCTCGCGCCGGGTCTTGCGCGCGAACTCGAAGTGCAGGAACACCCCCGCGCACAGCAGCAGCGGCAGCAGCAGCCGCGCCTGGAAGGCCAGGCCGGAGGCCTCCAGGTAGGCGAGCAGGATGTGCGTGCCGATGATCACCTGCACGAAGTAGCTGACCCACAGGTTGGTGAACGTGCTGTCCCGGAACCTCGGCGAGACCCGCTCCAGCAGCACCAGGAACAGCACATAGGCCAGCACCACCAGGAACAGCCCGGCCAGCGCCGGCGAGCGCCACAGGGCCAGCCCGCCGCCGAGCACGGTGATCGCGGCCATGGCCACGCGCAGGTCGGCCACCCCGATCGCACCGCGCGGCAGCGGCCGGTCCGGGTTGTGCACCCGGTCGTACTCCAGGTCCTTCTGCTCGTCGACCACGCGGATGAACACCAGCGCCAGCCACACCAGCGCCATCTCCACCACGGTGTGCGTGCCCACCACCCACGGTCCGCGCGCCGGGTCCAGCAGCGCGACCGCGGCCTGCAGCGCCACCACCCAGACCACCGCGTAGGTCAGGTAGATCTTGTTCGGGGCGCGTTCGCCGAGGAAGGCGAGCAGGCGGCTGCCTCGGGTGCCCGGCAGCGTCGGGGGCAGGGTGTCAGTGCTCATGTGCGGTCTCCGCGAGGATGGTGACGGTGCCCGCCGCGCCGTCCAGTTCGACCTGGGCACCGTCGGCGATGGCGGTGGTCGCGCCCGGGACGGCGACCACGGTGGGGATGCGGAACTTGCGGCCGGTGATCGCGGTGTGCGACAGCAGCGTGCCGCGCTCCACGACGATGCCCTTGGCGGACAGCATCAGGAACAGCCAGCCCGGGTCGGTCTCCCGGGCCACCAGCACGAGGTCCTCGGTGGGCGGCAGCGGCTGGTGCGGGTCCACCACGACCCGGGCGGTACCGCGCACCCGGCCGCTGCTGGAGCCCAGGCCGCGCAGCGGACCGTCGGCGTCGCCGTGGGTCTCCTCACCGGGCAGCTGGTCCGGGACCACGCCCACGGTGGCGAAGTTCATCGGCAGCAGCGGGCCCCCGGCCGCGTGCTCAGCGCGGCGCAGCCGGGACAGCGCGAGCAGGTCGCGGGTGACACCGGTACCGTCGTAGAAGGACAGGATCTCGTCGTGGGTGAGGTGCACGACGTCGTCCGGGGAGTCCAGCAGGCCGCGCCCGGCCAGGTCGGCGCCCAGGCGGCGGAACACCGCGCGGCCGAAGCCGTAGATCTCGGCGCGCGCGTACCGGGTGTTCTCGCGGATGTCGATGTACTTGCGCTGCTTGTCCAGCAGGAACCGCAGCACCGCGCGGCGCACCGGCTGTCCGGCCAGGTGCTTGGCCAGCTCGGCCTCGGCGGTGCGGCGGGTCTGGGCCTCGCGCCTGCGCAGCTCGCGTTCGGTCAGCTCGCCCTTGGCGTAGTCCCCGGCCAGTCGCAGCAGTTGCCAGGGCTGTTCGCGCGGGGTGCGCACCTCCAGCTTGAGCTCCTGGAGGCCGCGATCGCCGTGCTGCTGCGCGTGGGCCAGGATGCGGCGGGGGAGCTCGGTCCCGAACTCGCCGCGCGCCAGCCGTGCCCACACCTGTTCGACCGGTTCGGCGGCCAGCGCCGCCAGCAGCTTCTTGTCCTCGCGCACCTGTTCGGCGATGCCCACCAGGGACAGCAGGATGTCGGTGCTGCGGTTGCCCCCGCCGCCGCACAGCAGGTCGCTGTGCAGGCCGGTGTCGGCCCGCGGCACCCACCTGGCCAGCAGCGCCATCGCACCGGACTCCGCCAGCTGCAACAGCACGTCGTTGACCAGCGTGTAGCCCCACTGCTCGCCGACCTCGGTCCACAGCGACCGCATCAGGTGCGTCAGCTCCAGCGGGTCGGCGCCCTCCAGCTTCGCGCGGTGCGCGCCGATCGTGCGGTCCCACCAGCGGCCGAAGCGCCGGGCGGAGGGCACGTGCCTGCGCCACAACGACAGCAGACGCAGTGCACCCGGCAGGGCACGACGGGAACGCACCGGGTCAGGGTGCAGGTCGTGCACGGACGGGGACATGCCCATCATGCGCTGGAAGCTGTGCCGCCACAGCGGGAAGGTCTCCGAGAGCCGGTGCAGCCGGTACCAGGTGCTCAGCGAGTAGTACACGCGCCCGTGCAGCAGGCCGAGCATGCCGCGCAGGTCGTCCTCGTGCCGGTCCACGGTGGACATCGGCACGCCGAGCTTGCGGTAGAAGTCGCGGAAGTCCTCGCGGTAGAACCGCTGCGCGAAGGTGTAGGTGAGCGCGGTGGTGGTGCCCGGGTAGCTCTCGGTGATGTTGGCGTTGCTCCACAGCCGCTGGCGTGCCAGGTCCAGCACGACCGGCCGGGCCTGCAACACGTGCAGCTTCCCGTCGGTGGTGAAGGTGCCCTCGATGTCCTGGCCGGGCCCGAACAGCCGCTCCACGCGGTCGCCGAGCGCCAGGACCTCCTGGACCTGCCCGGGCGAGAGCGCGGGCGCCTCGCGCTCGTCGGCGCGGACCGGCAGCAGCACCGGACCGGCGGCCGGGCGGACCGGGTCGAGGTCCATGCGCAGGTCCTTGTGCGCGGTGACCGTGCGCACCGGCTGGCCGTCCCGGGGCGCGAAGTGGTGGTCCAGGGGCACCTTCTCCTGCACCACGCCCTCGCCGATGCCGAGCCCGGCCGCGATCACGCGGTCCCGGCTGCCGGTGATGGGGTCGCAGGTGAACAGCACGAACGAGCGCTGCCCGAAGGCCATGCGCTGCACGCCGACGCCGACCTCGACCTCGGCCAGCCCGTCACCCCGGGCGGCGCGGTAGAGCAGGGCCTGGGTGCCGAAACCGGAGGCCCAGCAGCGGCGCACCGCGTCCAGCAGCCGGTCCCGGGTGACGTAGAGCAGGCTTTCGCTGATCCCGGCGAAGGCGTCGGTGGCCGAGTCCTCGCTGATCATCGAGGACCGCACGGACACCATCGCCTCGGCGCCGAAGCTGCGGTCGAACTCCCGGTACAGCGCGGCCAGCGCGTCCGGGGGCACCGCTGCCTCGTGCACGATGCGCCGCAACAGCGCCGAACCCTCGGCCAGTGAGGTGGCGTCGGTGGTGTCCAGCTTGTCCAGCACCCGGTCCACCTCGTCCCGGTGCGCGGCGAGCACGGTGGTGAACAGGCTGGCGGGCAGGCAGAAGAAGCGCGGTACGGGCAGCCCGGCGGCGGCCATGTCGGCCTGGCGGGCGAACTTGCGGCCCACCTCGCTTTCGTCGAGCAGGGCGCGGCCGGTGAGGATGTGCGGCACGGCGGTCACCAGATCCCGGGGACGAGCCTGCGGTGGCTGTTCGCGTAGTCCTGGTACCCGGGCAGGGTGAGCAGCACGCGCTCCTCCACCACGATGCGCATGAGCATGGTCGGGATCAGGAGCACGACGAGCGCGGCCGCGCTGGCGGTGTTGAGGAAGAACAGCACGAACACCGCGTTGGCCGCGCCCATGCCGAGGTAGGCGGGGTGGCGCACCAGCCGGTACGGGCCGCTGGTGACGACCTCGTGGTCGTCCAGGGCGCGCACGCGGTGGGAGTAGAAGCGGCCGAGCGTGCGGATGGCGACCAGGCGCAGGCCGACCGCGGCGGCGAAGAGCACCGGCAGCGCGGCCATCCACGGCTGGTACTCCGTCCAGTCCGAGGGCAGCACGCACGCGGTGACCACGACCGCGACGCGGGCCAGGCCGTAGGCGTAGACGGTGCCGCGGTCGGACTCGGCGTTGGTGCTGGTGGAGCTTCGCACCGAGGTGA
Proteins encoded in this region:
- a CDS encoding methyltransferase family protein, with product MTSWLLRKFPLFVVGSTTLASLYAIVRGLLNWPDPLAVVGTVLATLHLLWLAAELLTSVRSSTSTNAESDRGTVYAYGLARVAVVVTACVLPSDWTEYQPWMAALPVLFAAAVGLRLVAIRTLGRFYSHRVRALDDHEVVTSGPYRLVRHPAYLGMGAANAVFVLFFLNTASAAALVVLLIPTMLMRIVVEERVLLTLPGYQDYANSHRRLVPGIW
- a CDS encoding PEP/pyruvate-binding domain-containing protein: MTAVPHILTGRALLDESEVGRKFARQADMAAAGLPVPRFFCLPASLFTTVLAAHRDEVDRVLDKLDTTDATSLAEGSALLRRIVHEAAVPPDALAALYREFDRSFGAEAMVSVRSSMISEDSATDAFAGISESLLYVTRDRLLDAVRRCWASGFGTQALLYRAARGDGLAEVEVGVGVQRMAFGQRSFVLFTCDPITGSRDRVIAAGLGIGEGVVQEKVPLDHHFAPRDGQPVRTVTAHKDLRMDLDPVRPAAGPVLLPVRADEREAPALSPGQVQEVLALGDRVERLFGPGQDIEGTFTTDGKLHVLQARPVVLDLARQRLWSNANITESYPGTTTALTYTFAQRFYREDFRDFYRKLGVPMSTVDRHEDDLRGMLGLLHGRVYYSLSTWYRLHRLSETFPLWRHSFQRMMGMSPSVHDLHPDPVRSRRALPGALRLLSLWRRHVPSARRFGRWWDRTIGAHRAKLEGADPLELTHLMRSLWTEVGEQWGYTLVNDVLLQLAESGAMALLARWVPRADTGLHSDLLCGGGGNRSTDILLSLVGIAEQVREDKKLLAALAAEPVEQVWARLARGEFGTELPRRILAHAQQHGDRGLQELKLEVRTPREQPWQLLRLAGDYAKGELTERELRRREAQTRRTAEAELAKHLAGQPVRRAVLRFLLDKQRKYIDIRENTRYARAEIYGFGRAVFRRLGADLAGRGLLDSPDDVVHLTHDEILSFYDGTGVTRDLLALSRLRRAEHAAGGPLLPMNFATVGVVPDQLPGEETHGDADGPLRGLGSSSGRVRGTARVVVDPHQPLPPTEDLVLVARETDPGWLFLMLSAKGIVVERGTLLSHTAITGRKFRIPTVVAVPGATTAIADGAQVELDGAAGTVTILAETAHEH
- a CDS encoding LysR family transcriptional regulator: MRTERASPTPAARHLRRLQEVDLNLLVPLQALLEECHVSRAAARLAMSQPAMSRALQRLREVFADELLVRSREGYELTPRAARLRHELAQVVPQLTSLLGASEFDPATSGETFRVAGTDYALAVLAEGLFTVAPHEAPNSVVDFSAWYDGVTGAVERGVLDLLVAAAAADPPLASEHLFDDGHLCLVDPAHPAAGRGLDLAAFYRYPHVAVGFPHGVPSPAPVVPRLYANRRVAARVPYFGSVPHVVRGTELIATVPARLGTRLVAEHGLCGFPPPVTLAPLRCFMVWHPRLENYPAHRWLRALVRRTARALPPPNVDRNTTFDHSFE
- a CDS encoding MDR family NADP-dependent oxidoreductase; this translates as MTNSHREVRLRHRPEGEYRPDCLELVEAPLPVPGPGQALVRNLAMRVGAETRTRLAEHSGLPMPPYQVGLPLDGPALGEVVTSDLPGLAPGDLVQHRLGWREYAVVDGRAHRLSEALGEFPLACLSSGFAGWLAVTRIAPVRPGDVVFVSGAAGGVGVIAGQFARLCGAARVLGSVGSAAKAERLVAELGFDEVLVRGTGPFEERLRTAAPEGLDVVVDTVGGEQLEAALRLARPLSRYVLIGALASQTRGGTTAPFTTDALALFSREVSLRGVTTAHHRHELPDWELAFGTALREGTISFPHTTLPGLDQAPRALAGLLAGQYTGTVLVTT